A section of the Carya illinoinensis cultivar Pawnee chromosome 12, C.illinoinensisPawnee_v1, whole genome shotgun sequence genome encodes:
- the LOC122289004 gene encoding uncharacterized protein LOC122289004, which produces MADWGPVLIAVLLFVLLSPGLLFQIPAKGRVVEFGNMQTSGASILVHAIIYFGVITILLIAIGVHIYTG; this is translated from the coding sequence ATGGCGGACTGGGGGCCAGTGTTGATAGCAGTGCTGTTGTTCGTGCTGTTGAGTCCGGGATTGTTGTTTCAGATACCGGCGAAAGGAAGGGTGGTGGAGTTTGGGAACATGCAGACAAGTGGTGCTTCTATTTTGGTCCATGCCATCATTTACTTTGGCGTCATCACCATCCTCCTTATTGCCATTGGGGTCCACATCTATACTGGTTAA
- the LOC122289336 gene encoding uncharacterized protein LOC122289336 encodes MEEDLAKLWNKLSLTKEERYELVITEQDVQVTTEKRKLCLVRKFIADKRVNRDAFKSTMMKWKATTSIRIFDVGENLFLFEFKSDKDMCKVWEGQPWMFDMNLLCLKMFDGLTPPAELSFTHTNLWVQFYNLPFGCMNKKVGTRIGNSIGRVTQVDSNGNGNFWGRFIRVLIEVDLMKPIARGKMMDLFGQLTFVQFKCKRLPRLCFKYGVIKYAKGGCVGHSSLESTGMAKTKQYGSWLRASSSGPNFEFAHNLGN; translated from the coding sequence ATGGAAGAGGACTTAGCTAAGCTATGGAACAAATTGTCTCTTACTAAGGAAGAAAGGTATGAACTTGTTATAACAGAGCAAGATGTACAAGTAAcaactgaaaaaagaaaattatgcttaGTGAGAAAATTTATTGCTGACAAAAGGGTAAACCGTGATGCTTTTAAGAGCACTATGATGAAATGGAAAGCCACGACAAGTATTAGAATTTTTGACGTAGGGGAAAACTTATTCCTGTTTGAATTTAAATCTGATAAAGATATGTGTAAGGTGTGGGAGGGCCAGCCGTGGATGTTTGATATGAACCTCTTATGCTTAAAGATGTTTGATGGTCTTACTCCACCAGCAGAGTTATCCTTTACTCATACTAACTTATGGgtacaattttataatttaccaTTTGGGTGCATGAATAAGAAGGTTGGAACTCGTATAGGAAATTCTATTGGAAGAGTTACACAAGTTGACTCTAATGGTAATGGTAATTTTTGGGGGAGATTTATAAGAGTTTTGATTGAAGTTGATCTTATGAAACCAATAGCAAgaggaaaaatgatggatttgTTTGGCCAACTTACGTTTGTGCAGTTTAAATGTAAAAGGCTACCTCGTTTGTGCTTTAAGTATGGTGTTATTAAATATGCTAAAGGTGGTTGTGTAGGACATAGTAGTTTGGAGTCAACTGGGATggccaaaacaaaacaatatggATCATGGTTAAGGGCTTCTAGCTCTGgtccaaattttgaatttgctcACAACTTAGGTAATTAG